One Palaemon carinicauda isolate YSFRI2023 chromosome 5, ASM3689809v2, whole genome shotgun sequence DNA window includes the following coding sequences:
- the LOC137641089 gene encoding uncharacterized protein: MVQQQFAKKDANIEQRNRLELNDVRTRCCSFDSTNSDVSVSSAKSVRTRCCSLDSTNSDVSVSSAKSVRTRCCSLDSTNSDVSVSSAKSVRTRCCSLDSTNSDVSVSSAKSVRTRCCSLDSTNSDVSVSSAKSVRTRCCSLDSTNSDVSVSSAKSVRTRCCSLDSTNSDVSVSSDKSVGSAKSVSSAKSVSSANSIGSTQSEMSMDSTKLKSKNSLAKRISK; encoded by the exons ATGGTACAGCAACAGTTTGCAAAAAAAGATGCCAATATTGAACAAAGGAATCGTCTTG AACTAAATGACGTCAGGACCCGCTGCTGTTCCTTTGACAGCACGAACAGCGATGTCAGCGTCAGCAGTGCCAAAAGTGTCAGGACCCGCTGCTGTTCCTTAGACAGCACGAACAGCGATGTCAGCGTCAGCAGTGCCAAAAGTGTCAGGACCCGCTGCTGTTCCTTAGACAGCACGAACAGCGATGTCAGCGTCAGCAGTGCCAAAAGTGTCAGGACCCGCTGCTGTTCCTTAGACAGCACGAACAGCGATGTCAGCGTCAGCAGTGCCAAAAGTGTCAGGACCCGCTGCTGTTCCTTAGACAGCACGAACAGCGATGTCAGCGTCAGCAGTGCCAAAAGTGTCAGGACCCGCTGCTGTTCCTTAGACAGCACGAACAGCGATGTCAGCGTCAGCAGTGCCAAAAGTGTCAGGACCCGCTGCTGTTCCTTAGACAGCACGAACAGCGATGTCAGCGTCAGCAGTGACAAAAGTGTCGGCAGTGCCAAAAGTGTCAGCAGTGCCAAAAGTGTCAGCAGTGCCAACAGCATTGGCAGCACTCAGAGCGAGATGTCAATGGATTCCACTAAACTCAAATCGAAGAACAGTTTAGCCAAAAGAATTTCCAAAtaa